A window from Oculatellaceae cyanobacterium encodes these proteins:
- a CDS encoding alpha/beta fold hydrolase, which yields MSTTKHSIKVGSLEWFYREENPITDNGKLPVLLLHGLPSSSYSWSAVMPAIAEKGFRAIAPDWIGFGLSAKPDRRDFAYTPDAFINALAEFIQALEIERFFLVVQGFLGSVGIQYALRYPNQIERLTILNAPVSPSAKLPWKIKQLGIPLVGEMLTQDPLLVDRTLEGGSGYRVSDADLDVYRRPFLKSSDAGRSLFATVQNLQLKQSMAEIASSLNEWTIPTQLIWGIKDPWLPLTEAEYLANSLKQVELIKLEEGGHYPQDHWSAQVSDALVYFLRRQVV from the coding sequence GTGTCAACCACGAAGCATTCAATCAAAGTTGGTTCACTTGAATGGTTTTATCGGGAAGAAAACCCGATTACTGATAATGGAAAGCTACCCGTGCTGCTACTTCACGGTTTGCCTTCTAGTAGTTACAGTTGGAGTGCGGTTATGCCTGCTATAGCTGAGAAAGGGTTTAGAGCGATCGCACCTGATTGGATAGGTTTTGGCTTATCAGCAAAACCAGACCGCCGAGACTTTGCTTATACACCGGATGCCTTTATTAATGCTTTAGCAGAGTTTATTCAAGCTTTAGAAATTGAGCGGTTTTTCCTAGTTGTTCAGGGATTTTTAGGCTCTGTTGGTATCCAATATGCCTTACGTTATCCTAATCAAATTGAACGCTTAACCATTTTGAATGCTCCTGTATCGCCGTCAGCAAAGTTACCTTGGAAAATCAAACAGCTAGGTATACCTTTAGTAGGTGAGATGCTCACACAAGACCCTCTGTTAGTTGACAGAACATTAGAGGGTGGCAGTGGTTATCGGGTATCAGATGCCGATTTGGATGTTTATCGCCGTCCTTTCCTAAAAAGTTCTGATGCTGGGCGCAGTCTGTTTGCAACGGTACAAAATCTGCAATTAAAGCAGTCAATGGCAGAAATCGCATCAAGTTTAAACGAATGGACTATTCCTACCCAACTTATTTGGGGTATAAAAGATCCCTGGTTGCCCTTGACAGAAGCTGAATATCTTGCCAATTCCCTCAAGCAGGTAGAACTGATTAAACTAGAAGAAGGTGGGCATTACCCGCAAGATCATTGGTCAGCACAAGTAAGTGATGCACTTGTGTATTTTCTCCGCCGTCAGGTAGTTTAA